In one Salipiger abyssi genomic region, the following are encoded:
- a CDS encoding tellurite resistance TerB family protein, producing the protein MFADFLQRLVQPNPDRLPDADARLALTALLVRVARADETYDDSERARIDKIAAARYGLSPFEAAKLRGEAEALEAEAPDTVRFTRAIKDAVDYEHRIGVIEALWQVVLADGVREAEEDALLRLVSNLLGINDRDSALARQRVEGKAG; encoded by the coding sequence ATGTTCGCAGATTTCCTCCAGCGGCTGGTGCAGCCGAACCCCGACCGTCTTCCCGATGCCGATGCACGGCTGGCGCTGACCGCGCTGCTGGTGCGGGTGGCGCGGGCCGACGAAACCTATGACGACAGCGAGCGTGCGCGCATCGACAAGATCGCCGCGGCGCGCTACGGGCTGTCGCCTTTCGAGGCCGCCAAGCTGCGCGGCGAGGCCGAGGCGCTGGAGGCCGAGGCGCCCGACACCGTGCGCTTTACCCGCGCCATCAAGGATGCGGTGGATTACGAGCACCGCATCGGCGTGATCGAGGCGCTCTGGCAGGTGGTGCTGGCCGACGGGGTGCGCGAGGCCGAGGAGGACGCGCTGCTGCGGCTGGTCTCGAACCTGCTCGGCATCAACGACCGCGATTCGGCGCTGGCCCGCCAGCGGGTCGAAGGCAAGGCCGGTTGA
- a CDS encoding ABC transporter ATP-binding protein produces MPDPTPVIEIRNLHKAYGSLEVLKGVHVTAHRGDVVSLIGSSGSGKSTLLRCCNLLEDSQQGEILFKGEPVQWRGENHARRPADPKQVLRIRTNLSMVFQQFNLWAHMTILQNVMEAPLTVLGRDRATVEAAARGYLDKVGIGDKCDAFPAQLSGGQQQRAAIARGLCMEPEALLFDEPTSALDPELEQEVVKVIKDLAAEGRTMIIVTHDMKMAHDVSDHVVFLHQGLIEEEGPPETLFGAPKSERLQGFLKSTTHA; encoded by the coding sequence TTGCCCGATCCCACACCCGTCATCGAGATCCGCAATCTCCACAAGGCCTATGGCTCGCTGGAGGTTCTGAAAGGCGTGCATGTCACCGCCCATCGCGGCGATGTGGTCTCGCTCATCGGCTCCTCGGGCTCCGGCAAATCCACCCTGCTGCGCTGCTGCAACCTGCTCGAAGACAGCCAGCAGGGCGAGATCCTCTTCAAAGGCGAGCCGGTTCAGTGGAGAGGCGAGAACCACGCCCGCCGCCCCGCCGATCCGAAACAGGTGCTGCGCATCCGCACCAACCTCTCGATGGTGTTCCAGCAGTTCAATCTCTGGGCTCATATGACCATCCTCCAGAACGTCATGGAGGCGCCGCTCACCGTTCTGGGCCGCGACCGCGCCACGGTCGAGGCGGCGGCGCGCGGCTATCTCGACAAGGTCGGCATCGGCGACAAATGCGACGCCTTCCCGGCGCAGCTTTCCGGCGGCCAGCAGCAGCGCGCGGCAATCGCGCGCGGGCTCTGCATGGAGCCCGAGGCGCTGCTCTTCGACGAGCCGACCTCGGCACTCGACCCGGAGCTGGAGCAGGAGGTAGTCAAGGTGATCAAGGATCTCGCCGCCGAAGGCCGCACCATGATCATCGTCACCCATGACATGAAAATGGCCCATGATGTCAGCGACCACGTGGTGTTCCTGCATCAGGGGCTGATCGAGGAAGAGGGCCCGCCGGAAACGCT